A window from Vibrio cortegadensis encodes these proteins:
- the galE gene encoding UDP-glucose 4-epimerase GalE, with the protein MKILVTGGVGYIGSHTCIQMIEAGMEPIIVDNLCNSNIAVLERIETLTGIKPVFYQGDIRNEAFLDKIFSQHHIQSVIHFAGLKAVGESVVKPLEYYDNNVNGSLVLARSMKKAGVKSIVFSSSATVYGDPDVVPITEESPTGATTNPYGRSKYMVEECLSDLHEAEPDWSVTLLRYFNPVGAHPSGIMGEDPQGIPNNLMPFIAQVAVGRREKLSIYGNDYNTVDGTGVRDYIHVIDLADGHVAALKAVGEKCGLHIYNLGSGHGSSVLEMVEAFSHACGKPVPYEICARRSGDIAECWASTTKAEKELGWKVTRSIAEMSADTWNWQSKNPQGY; encoded by the coding sequence GTGAAAATTCTTGTGACGGGCGGAGTGGGTTACATAGGAAGCCATACTTGCATTCAAATGATAGAAGCAGGTATGGAGCCTATCATTGTTGATAATTTATGTAACAGTAATATCGCGGTACTTGAGCGTATTGAAACACTGACAGGGATTAAACCTGTTTTTTATCAGGGAGATATTCGTAATGAAGCTTTCCTTGATAAAATATTTTCGCAGCATCACATTCAATCCGTTATTCACTTTGCTGGTTTAAAAGCGGTGGGGGAGTCGGTTGTTAAACCTCTTGAGTATTACGATAACAATGTAAATGGCTCACTTGTTCTTGCTCGATCTATGAAAAAAGCGGGCGTAAAAAGCATCGTATTTAGCTCTTCTGCAACGGTATATGGTGATCCTGACGTTGTGCCTATTACTGAAGAATCGCCAACGGGTGCAACGACTAACCCTTATGGCCGCAGTAAATATATGGTTGAAGAGTGCTTATCTGACTTGCATGAAGCTGAGCCTGATTGGAGTGTGACGTTATTACGCTATTTTAACCCTGTAGGCGCACATCCATCAGGAATCATGGGAGAAGACCCACAAGGAATTCCAAATAATTTAATGCCGTTTATTGCCCAAGTAGCAGTCGGTAGACGTGAAAAATTGTCCATTTATGGAAACGATTACAATACTGTCGATGGTACGGGAGTGCGTGATTATATCCATGTGATCGATTTGGCTGATGGGCATGTCGCAGCATTGAAAGCGGTAGGGGAAAAGTGTGGATTACACATCTATAACCTTGGTTCAGGCCATGGTTCAAGTGTTCTAGAAATGGTTGAAGCTTTTTCTCATGCCTGCGGTAAGCCTGTGCCATACGAAATTTGCGCGAGACGTTCTGGTGATATTGCAGAATGCTGGGCGAGCACTACTAAAGCTGAAAAAGAGCTTGGTTGGAAAGTGACTCGTAGTATTGCTGAAATGAGTGCCGATACTTGGAATTGGCAATCGAAAAACCCTCAAGGGTACTAA